From the Notolabrus celidotus isolate fNotCel1 chromosome 12, fNotCel1.pri, whole genome shotgun sequence genome, one window contains:
- the ttk gene encoding dual specificity protein kinase Ttk isoform X1, translated as MEEEEHTDRKQQLAMLYQKLNKIKKCLNEDDTDNINQVIGSNSPESCYSYMTDLEKKGDPKLDQNHLIRLIDFYTRVFSNMPLRKHCQNESYARMLVRFAELKAIQDVNEAEANFNVARSHSQNFAFVHIAYAEFERAQGNTKRGISILRNAIEQGAKPKELLEAALQSMQAGKTQLFCSEDKENISCFSNSIVHSSVKKGSEFQKVSRISDGTGELQLSSIFGPGTEPPCGSSDDQLPGWRSGSQRKRAVGVPVRVPVVPFSIPEKEDDDGYIYEKPSRRNDAAINNSLSRQTSGSSLNPVFGLLSSKRNVISRDLQPQAASPEHASWEDQAAADSTTTLLHTHDRKETSRMEADVTYNFDQAINTNSPESCWTYLKNLEKMSNPHTDINLLNKLKDCYSKVFSRLPIRQFSKNTTYARILVRYAELKGIEDTDEAQDHFIVARSNCKGFAFVHIAHAQFEASQGNVIKATSILHKAQALNAKPAELLEMAIRNLKAGEKQLVPAREEEHSTDLQPDVQVSTSTCGGIQDLHRPARVPVNRSVEPPKPASREPLTEWKIPALVNRHVSPQNKHTPPPDPRTVPSVVDSLPTPSLQIPSRLNPQPVCQTPNSYRNPLPNSFVTPVLKRGPEVSSSAVAAHRAGAVQQPSTPLNQAACFQTPQSSFSALSNESITIKGRQFFILKMIGRGGSSKVYQVLDHKKQLFAVKYVDLEEADAQTVESYKNEIEHLNHLQQYSDQIIKLYDYEITNSYIYMLMECGNLDLNTWLRNRKSVNPLERKFYWKNMLEAVQTIHKHGIVHSDLKPANFVIVNASLKLIDFGIANRIQPDVTSIMKDSQVGTLNYMPPEAIKDTSSQHGKARSKISPKGDVWSLGCILYCMTYRKTPFQSITNQIAKLHAIIDPSHKIEFPDIAEKDLLDVLKRCLVRNPKERISIAELLEHPYLQLKPQAAPEPDPPCNSDLKKILTDLAALQSPNSIIRAANNLAKMCNSGRKLDVAECAKST; from the exons ATGGAAGAAGAGGAGCATACAGACCGGAAGCAGCAGCTTGCCATGCTATATCAGAAgctcaacaaaatcaaaaagtgTCTCAATGAAG ATGACACAGATAATATCAACCAGGTCATTGGCTCAAACTCACCTGAATCATGCTACTCGTATATGACTGACCTGGAAAAGAAGGGGGACCCTAAGCTGGACCAAAACCACCTCATCAGGCTCATTGACTTTTATACCAGGGTCTTTTCTAATATGccactgaggaaacactgtcagaaTGAGAGCTACGCCAGGATGCTGGTCCGATTTGCAGAGCTCAAAGC aaTCCAAGATGTGAATGAGGCAGAAGCCAACTTCAACGTTGCAAGGTCCCACAGCCAGAACTTTGCATTTGTTCACATTGCATATGCAGAGTTTGAGCGTGCTCAAG GCAACACAAAGAGAGGCATTTCCATATTGCGTAATGCAATTGAACAGGGTGCCAAACCGAAGGAATTGCTGGAGGCGGCCTTGCAAAGCATGCAGGCAGGAAAAACACAGCTCTTCTGTTCAGAGGATAAGGAGAACATATCAT GTTTTTCAAACAGCATTGTTCACAGTTCTGTCAAAAAAGGATCAGAATTTCAAAAAGTAAGCAGAATATCAGACGGGACAGGTGAACTCCAGCTCTCCAGCATTTTTGGACCAGG GACTGAGCCCCCGTGTGGATCATCAGATGACCAGCTACCAGGCTGGAGATCCGGATCCCAACGAAAGAGAGCAGTGGGCGTG CCTGTAAGAGTTCCTGTAGTGCCTTTCTCTATCCCAGAAAAGGAGGACGATGATGGCTACATTTATGAGAAACCCTCAAGGAGAAATGATGCAGCAATCAACAACAGTTTGTCGAG gcAAACATCTGGTTCAAGCTTGAATCCAGTATTTGGGCTGTTATCCTCTAAGAGAAATGTTATCAGTCGAGATCTTCAA CCACAAGCAGCCAGCCCAGAACATGCCTCATGGGAGGACCAGGCAGCTGCGGACTCCACCACCACACTGCTCCACACACATGACAGAAAGGAGACCTCAAGAATGGAAG CAGATGTGACGTACAACTTTGACCAGGCCATCAATACCAATTCCCCCGAGTCATGCTGGACATATCTGAAGAACCTGGAGAAGATGAGCAACCCTCACACAGATATCAACCTGCTGAATAAACTCAAGGACTGTTATTCCAAAGTCTTCTCCAGGCTGCCGATAAGACAGTTCAGCAAGAACACCACCTACGCCCGGATACTGGTCAGATATGCAGAGCTCAAGGG GATTGAAGACACAGATGAAGCTCAAGATCACTTCATTGTTGCAAGGTCTAACTGTAAAGGCTTTGCCTTTGTCCACATCGCACATGCCCAGTTTGAGGCTTCCCAAG gtaatgtgatcaaagcaactTCAATTCTGCACAAAGCCCAGGCGTTAAATGCCAAACCAGCAGAGCTCCTGGAGATGGCCATACGAAACCTGAAGGCTGGGGAGAAACAGCTTGTGCCTGCCAGGGAGGAGGAACACTCCACAG atttgcAACCAGATGTTCAAGTGAGCACGTCTACCTGTGGGGGAATCCAAGACCTTCACCGTCCTGCTCGGGTTCCTGTGAACCGGTCAGTGGAGCCTCCTAAACCTGCCAGCAGAGAGCCTTTAACAGAGTGGAAGATACCTGCGCTTGTCAACCGACATGTTTCTCCTCAG aataaacacacaccGCCTCCTGACCCCAGAACTGTTCCTAGTGTTGTGGACTCCCTCCCTACTCCGTCCCTGCAGATTCCATCCAGACTGAACCCACAACCAGTCTGTCAGACACCCAACAGCTACAGAAACCCACTTCCTAACAG CTTTGTGACTCCTGTTCTAAAGAGAGGCCCTGAAGTGTCTTCCTCTGCTGTGGCAGCACACAGAGCTGGAGCCGTCCAGCAGCCGTCTACACCACTAAACCAAGCGGCTTGTTTCCAGACTCCACAG TCTTCCTTCTCTGCGTTGTCGAATGAATCCATCACCATCAAGGGCAGGCAGTTCTTCATACTGAAGATGATTGGACGTGGTGGATCCAGCAAG GTCTATCAGGTCCTGGATCACAAAAAGCAGCTGTTTGCGGTGAAATACGTGGACCTGGAGGAGGCTGATGCTCAGACGGTTGAAAGTTACAAAAATGAGATTGAACATCTGAACCACTTGCAGCAGTACAGTGATCAAATAATCAAGCTCTATGACTA TGAAATAACAAACAGCTACATCTACATGCTGATGGAGTGTGGAAACTTGGATCTGAACACTTGGTTACGAAACCGCAAATCAGTGAATCCACTGGAGAGGAAGTTCTACTGGAAGAACATGCTTGAGGCCGTCCAGACCATCCACAAACAtg GAATTGTCCACAGTGACCTGAAACCAGCAAACTTTGTGATCGTGAACGCTTCGCTCAAGTTGATCGACTTTGGTATTGCAAACAGGATTCAACCAGATGTAACGAGCATTATGAAGGATTCACAG GTTGGAACCTTGAACTACATGCCACCTGAAGCGATCAAAGACACTTCATCCCAACATGGAAAGGCACGCTCCAAG ATCAGCCCCAAAGGTGATGTATGGTCTCTTGGATGTATCCTGTACTGCATGACGTACAGGAAAACTCCCTTCCAAAGCATAACCAATCAGATTGCGAAGCTGCACGCCATCATCGATCCCTCCCATAAGATTGAATTCCCTGACATCGCAGAGAAGGATTTGCTGGATGTTTTGAAG AGGTGCTTGGTACGAAACCCCAAAGAGAGAATCTCTATCGCCGAGCTTCTTGAGCATCCATACCTGCAGCTAAAGCCCCAAGCAGCACCTGAACCAG ATCCTCCATGTAACAGTGATCTAAAGAAGATCCTGACAGACCTCGCTGCCCTGCAGTCTCCAAACAGCATCATCAGAGCAGCTAAT AATCTGGCAAAAATGTGCAACAGTGGCAGGAAGTTGGATGTTGCAGAGTGTGCAAAGTCAACGTAA
- the ttk gene encoding dual specificity protein kinase Ttk isoform X2 yields MEEEEHTDRKQQLAMLYQKLNKIKKCLNEDDTDNINQVIGSNSPESCYSYMTDLEKKGDPKLDQNHLIRLIDFYTRVFSNMPLRKHCQNESYARMLVRFAELKAIQDVNEAEANFNVARSHSQNFAFVHIAYAEFERAQGNTKRGISILRNAIEQGAKPKELLEAALQSMQAGKTQLFCSEDKENISCFSNSIVHSSVKKGSEFQKVSRISDGTGELQLSSIFGPGTEPPCGSSDDQLPGWRSGSQRKRAVGVPVRVPVVPFSIPEKEDDDGYIYEKPSRRNDAAINNSLSRQTSGSSLNPVFGLLSSKRNVISRDLQPQAASPEHASWEDQAAADSTTTLLHTHDRKETSRMEDVTYNFDQAINTNSPESCWTYLKNLEKMSNPHTDINLLNKLKDCYSKVFSRLPIRQFSKNTTYARILVRYAELKGIEDTDEAQDHFIVARSNCKGFAFVHIAHAQFEASQGNVIKATSILHKAQALNAKPAELLEMAIRNLKAGEKQLVPAREEEHSTDLQPDVQVSTSTCGGIQDLHRPARVPVNRSVEPPKPASREPLTEWKIPALVNRHVSPQNKHTPPPDPRTVPSVVDSLPTPSLQIPSRLNPQPVCQTPNSYRNPLPNSFVTPVLKRGPEVSSSAVAAHRAGAVQQPSTPLNQAACFQTPQSSFSALSNESITIKGRQFFILKMIGRGGSSKVYQVLDHKKQLFAVKYVDLEEADAQTVESYKNEIEHLNHLQQYSDQIIKLYDYEITNSYIYMLMECGNLDLNTWLRNRKSVNPLERKFYWKNMLEAVQTIHKHGIVHSDLKPANFVIVNASLKLIDFGIANRIQPDVTSIMKDSQVGTLNYMPPEAIKDTSSQHGKARSKISPKGDVWSLGCILYCMTYRKTPFQSITNQIAKLHAIIDPSHKIEFPDIAEKDLLDVLKRCLVRNPKERISIAELLEHPYLQLKPQAAPEPDPPCNSDLKKILTDLAALQSPNSIIRAANNLAKMCNSGRKLDVAECAKST; encoded by the exons ATGGAAGAAGAGGAGCATACAGACCGGAAGCAGCAGCTTGCCATGCTATATCAGAAgctcaacaaaatcaaaaagtgTCTCAATGAAG ATGACACAGATAATATCAACCAGGTCATTGGCTCAAACTCACCTGAATCATGCTACTCGTATATGACTGACCTGGAAAAGAAGGGGGACCCTAAGCTGGACCAAAACCACCTCATCAGGCTCATTGACTTTTATACCAGGGTCTTTTCTAATATGccactgaggaaacactgtcagaaTGAGAGCTACGCCAGGATGCTGGTCCGATTTGCAGAGCTCAAAGC aaTCCAAGATGTGAATGAGGCAGAAGCCAACTTCAACGTTGCAAGGTCCCACAGCCAGAACTTTGCATTTGTTCACATTGCATATGCAGAGTTTGAGCGTGCTCAAG GCAACACAAAGAGAGGCATTTCCATATTGCGTAATGCAATTGAACAGGGTGCCAAACCGAAGGAATTGCTGGAGGCGGCCTTGCAAAGCATGCAGGCAGGAAAAACACAGCTCTTCTGTTCAGAGGATAAGGAGAACATATCAT GTTTTTCAAACAGCATTGTTCACAGTTCTGTCAAAAAAGGATCAGAATTTCAAAAAGTAAGCAGAATATCAGACGGGACAGGTGAACTCCAGCTCTCCAGCATTTTTGGACCAGG GACTGAGCCCCCGTGTGGATCATCAGATGACCAGCTACCAGGCTGGAGATCCGGATCCCAACGAAAGAGAGCAGTGGGCGTG CCTGTAAGAGTTCCTGTAGTGCCTTTCTCTATCCCAGAAAAGGAGGACGATGATGGCTACATTTATGAGAAACCCTCAAGGAGAAATGATGCAGCAATCAACAACAGTTTGTCGAG gcAAACATCTGGTTCAAGCTTGAATCCAGTATTTGGGCTGTTATCCTCTAAGAGAAATGTTATCAGTCGAGATCTTCAA CCACAAGCAGCCAGCCCAGAACATGCCTCATGGGAGGACCAGGCAGCTGCGGACTCCACCACCACACTGCTCCACACACATGACAGAAAGGAGACCTCAAGAATGGAAG ATGTGACGTACAACTTTGACCAGGCCATCAATACCAATTCCCCCGAGTCATGCTGGACATATCTGAAGAACCTGGAGAAGATGAGCAACCCTCACACAGATATCAACCTGCTGAATAAACTCAAGGACTGTTATTCCAAAGTCTTCTCCAGGCTGCCGATAAGACAGTTCAGCAAGAACACCACCTACGCCCGGATACTGGTCAGATATGCAGAGCTCAAGGG GATTGAAGACACAGATGAAGCTCAAGATCACTTCATTGTTGCAAGGTCTAACTGTAAAGGCTTTGCCTTTGTCCACATCGCACATGCCCAGTTTGAGGCTTCCCAAG gtaatgtgatcaaagcaactTCAATTCTGCACAAAGCCCAGGCGTTAAATGCCAAACCAGCAGAGCTCCTGGAGATGGCCATACGAAACCTGAAGGCTGGGGAGAAACAGCTTGTGCCTGCCAGGGAGGAGGAACACTCCACAG atttgcAACCAGATGTTCAAGTGAGCACGTCTACCTGTGGGGGAATCCAAGACCTTCACCGTCCTGCTCGGGTTCCTGTGAACCGGTCAGTGGAGCCTCCTAAACCTGCCAGCAGAGAGCCTTTAACAGAGTGGAAGATACCTGCGCTTGTCAACCGACATGTTTCTCCTCAG aataaacacacaccGCCTCCTGACCCCAGAACTGTTCCTAGTGTTGTGGACTCCCTCCCTACTCCGTCCCTGCAGATTCCATCCAGACTGAACCCACAACCAGTCTGTCAGACACCCAACAGCTACAGAAACCCACTTCCTAACAG CTTTGTGACTCCTGTTCTAAAGAGAGGCCCTGAAGTGTCTTCCTCTGCTGTGGCAGCACACAGAGCTGGAGCCGTCCAGCAGCCGTCTACACCACTAAACCAAGCGGCTTGTTTCCAGACTCCACAG TCTTCCTTCTCTGCGTTGTCGAATGAATCCATCACCATCAAGGGCAGGCAGTTCTTCATACTGAAGATGATTGGACGTGGTGGATCCAGCAAG GTCTATCAGGTCCTGGATCACAAAAAGCAGCTGTTTGCGGTGAAATACGTGGACCTGGAGGAGGCTGATGCTCAGACGGTTGAAAGTTACAAAAATGAGATTGAACATCTGAACCACTTGCAGCAGTACAGTGATCAAATAATCAAGCTCTATGACTA TGAAATAACAAACAGCTACATCTACATGCTGATGGAGTGTGGAAACTTGGATCTGAACACTTGGTTACGAAACCGCAAATCAGTGAATCCACTGGAGAGGAAGTTCTACTGGAAGAACATGCTTGAGGCCGTCCAGACCATCCACAAACAtg GAATTGTCCACAGTGACCTGAAACCAGCAAACTTTGTGATCGTGAACGCTTCGCTCAAGTTGATCGACTTTGGTATTGCAAACAGGATTCAACCAGATGTAACGAGCATTATGAAGGATTCACAG GTTGGAACCTTGAACTACATGCCACCTGAAGCGATCAAAGACACTTCATCCCAACATGGAAAGGCACGCTCCAAG ATCAGCCCCAAAGGTGATGTATGGTCTCTTGGATGTATCCTGTACTGCATGACGTACAGGAAAACTCCCTTCCAAAGCATAACCAATCAGATTGCGAAGCTGCACGCCATCATCGATCCCTCCCATAAGATTGAATTCCCTGACATCGCAGAGAAGGATTTGCTGGATGTTTTGAAG AGGTGCTTGGTACGAAACCCCAAAGAGAGAATCTCTATCGCCGAGCTTCTTGAGCATCCATACCTGCAGCTAAAGCCCCAAGCAGCACCTGAACCAG ATCCTCCATGTAACAGTGATCTAAAGAAGATCCTGACAGACCTCGCTGCCCTGCAGTCTCCAAACAGCATCATCAGAGCAGCTAAT AATCTGGCAAAAATGTGCAACAGTGGCAGGAAGTTGGATGTTGCAGAGTGTGCAAAGTCAACGTAA